A stretch of DNA from Cololabis saira isolate AMF1-May2022 chromosome 17, fColSai1.1, whole genome shotgun sequence:
ATGCTCTTAGCAGAAACACATCAGGCAGAcagccagagagagagagaaaacaagaaaaggttCCTGCAGCTCTGTCTAATAAAGGCTTTCAGTGCAAAGTCATCAGAGAGATGAATACACAATAAGGGGCAGAAGCCAGTGCTCGTTTCGATTTGCCTGGCAGAGCCAAGCTCCCAAGCCTGAGATGACGAGGCAATTAAGAGCACCAACCCCCAAAAAAGACAGCTGATTATTGTTCAATATTCAAAGGGGATCACATCCATTTGGCAAGAGAAGAAGACTGTGGATCCAGGCCAGCAAAAGGGTGGACTGGTGTCCTGCAAGTCCAAAAGGACCACGAGTCTCTGCAGTgcacattttatgcaaattgtTGATTTCATGTCATGACTATTAATGCTACACAGATCACAGTTACATATATCTGaggatgtgtatgtgtgcaaaTTTACCTTTGTATAAACACTTAACTTCACAACTATACACCGATCAGCCATTACATTTTGACAAACTGCCAATTCAGTTATTGTTCCTTCTCGAGTTGCCAAACGAGCTCTGACCCATCAGGATACAGACAAATAAGGTCTGAGGGGTCCTGGAGTGTCTGGTTTGACATTGTTAGTAAAAGTCTCTTGCGGTGGATTTGTTTTTTACATATGACATTATATCCAATATGAAGAGTTTGGATGCTGGTTGAACCCGTCAGGATCCTCAGTGTATTGTATTGTAACTCCTTCTTAAGCCTTTTATGGGTCCCACTGCTGACCTGCTGGGGGAGGCTGCTATGATTGGTCACTCATATCTCTCACAGTATAACCGAGTGTCCTTTTTGTTAAACATAACAGGTTATAAAGTAGTCTTTTCATCAGTATTTATATaattaatatttgttttatttatcaaGTCGAGTAAAACTAACACCACTTGACTGCTAATATTTTCAAATAAGGGTGCAGAAACACAGAACAGGTAAAGATAATTCAGATATTGTATATACCCTATATTAAAACTATGAAATGAGAAGTGTTTTCAAGGTTTCAGTGCTGAGTCAGCAAGAACTTTGCTATAATTTTGTGACTGTGATTTCACCTTCTAGAAGCACCCAATTATGTTTTTAAGAAACAAACGTAACTTTTGTTTCTATTTCTATCGCACTTTAAAGGAATCCAGGGCTGACCAGTAAAGAGCATGCAGTTATACAACACTCACATTCTTTTTACTGTATTTACTAATCCCCTCTTTTTCAACCCCTCACCTCAaataagtgaaataaaataaaatgaaaaatagattcTGACACTATTCTCAGACGTCTCTATCAGACgtattctattttttattccACAATCTGAATTTTCCTTTGCCCACGATTTACAATTTCTTCAACCTCAGATTCGGTTTTATGAATCAAGCCAATCAAGCTGATGACATAGCGGAACCATTCTTAGTCTTTGTTTCCGCCCTTGCACTTTTTGCGGAGGGAACGGGACGGAAGTGACTGCGCTCGGTTTGTGTGTCTCGTGTTTCAtttgaaaactttgttcctgaAATCTCGAGATCTAATGTGAGTATGTTTGCTACTACAAAGATTTAAGACGATATTGAAAGTGACATTTAGCCACGAGGGAACTGAATCCACTGATGTTTGGTTTAACAGCAAAGCTTACCTTAGCTTTAGCATCGTTAGCATTTAGTTAACAAAGGCTGGAAggcttttatttatatttatgtatttattcttgAGCACTGATAAACATCCTCTTGCTGATATTATTGGTCATACAATAGAAAATGTGTTATTTCCATTCATAGCAGCCATGGTAATATTAATACCTGCGAGGTTTCTGTTTCTGCTTTTAtcatttcagaaatgtttttagGATAAAGTGAACATTTAAATCACGTAAATTCAAAATCAAACGAAAGCCTTATTTGCCTATTCCAGGTGTAAACGGCGGTCCATTATTCTGTTTTTCCACAGGTGTGATCTCTGAATGATCATTTACTCTAAATGAACAAAATTggatattttaacatttttggaTCACTTTTATCTCTGTTTGAGAGTGACCTGCATAAGGTTCAGACTGTAGCAAGTGGTTTGAATCATACTTTGTCAAATGAGCAGCCATTCACAGTAACTCTGTGCCTTTGCACACCTCGGTTTTCCCTGACATTATTTGATAATGTGACTTTGTTTATACTGGGCCACAAACACGGGATAACATGCTGAAATGTCGTTTGTCTTCTAATTGCTTCAGTCTTTTGTCTCTATGGCAAACTCACAATGGCTTTCTGATTATGTAtctgttttaatgttttctttccctttttccaTCCAGAGCTTTTAAGACTCATCTCATCAAGGATGACGGACCGATACAACATCCACAGCCAGCTGGAACATCTCCAGTCTAAATACATTGGCACGGGTCATGCTGACACCACCAAGTGGGAATGGCTGGTCAACCAGCACCGTGACTCTTACTGCTCCTACATGGGCCACTTTGACCTGCTCAACTACTTCTCCGTTGCCGAGAATGAGAGCAAAGCTCGAGTTCGCTTTAACCTGATGGAGAAGATGCTTCAACCGTGCGGGCCGCCAGCAGACAAACCCGATGATGCTTAAATTATTACGGAGTGAGctgtgaattttttttcttcacagcaAAGTGATTTAAGTGGACAttttgagttaaaaaaaaaatctggtcaTTTAATAAGAGCTGCCTCAACATCGCTGATGGAACCTGCCAACAGAGACACTGCATCACCCACTGAAATGACACATAATGGTTATTGTATTACGGGAttagtggtggggggggggggggggggggggactttcTACCCATTACAGTTTTCACAGAAAATGGGAGAGGAGACTTCAAGAGCTTAATGTTCATAATTTTAGCCTAAGAGGATAACGGAAAATGTGTAGATGTGGTGCACAGTCATGTCAAATGTTTGTATTACATGATCGAGTTTTATTCAAAGCCTCCTTTTGATTAAAGTTTCTCTTTTCTACTTTGATTGTTTCATGTTTGTTTACAAGCTTTTGGAAGTGATGGCTAATTTCTCAGAAAGCAAGTATCTGTGCTGTCAATCCTGTTTCAACCTGTATGGTAGTATGTAATCAGAAATACTTTAAACCCAGAGGGAGGGAGACGGAGACAGCtgcttcagtgttttttttgcatgtagTTTAAAGTAATTCATTATGAGAGCCATATCACATTCCTACTCATCAAATCAATCCACATCCTCTCGTGGAGGAATTAGCATTTTTTGAATCTGAGCGATTCATCAGTGCCGTTAATGGGGGCTTTATTCAAATCAAATGGTTGATTTGGATTGTAGATTTCTGTCCAATTATCGTGGCGTGAAAATGCGGTCCATTAGACAGTTTCCAGTGAAGCCAAAATTAGAAAGACATCAGAACAAAAAAATGAGTCAGgctgaattccaatctccaGACTCACAGACTTGTGTGCGCTCTCCCGCGACCTGGGTAAGGGTTTAGGGCTGTCCCCCTACTGCTCACCTACCGTAAGTCTGCATCTcagagggatgaccagttattTAAGTCAATTGACATTTTTAGTAAGATGGTGGACAcaatgtagttttcttcatttttttattcataatttgaggttcaatttcttttgttttcattttatattagacaaatcctcagttgacctgtgttgaataaacaagagttgcttttctttaatctgagtacagtgtttgaattaagattccctacgttaacagaaatgcatacatgtaaatactagcaagatagttttagatccaacacaaacaagtcaggcagtaatttggttattcatttatttatgaccacaaaatttaaacaatttcagcaagttgaacaaaaacgttgcagtaaatagtgataatataactgaaatatttagctcaggttaccatcaatttatacgctctctttacaaaaatgaaatgacgaCATGCTCAAAATGGAAAGTAATCTTAGATGGTCATAACACAGGATCCCATCAGTTTAcacgctcttacaaaaatgaaattactcggcgattgagcctggcgtactggatgcgctggtatgggtagattgaaagaaatacactacattaacaaggaaatacatattgtactgtgcgcatgtttaaattgtgttctttgttcttaggctaccactttgttttcaaacatccgtaggatgataattcccaaacttataataccgatacgtaacattttgatctgactaggaattttgtaaattgaaatgttaaagtttatgaaaaaaaagaaaaaaaaacattttgatctgacgtgtttccggtttctgctgtgctgtcccattcttatttctaccatttggagccctcacaccctctcacacttaATCACGTTCCAGCTGACGTCACTAAAGTATGTCAGGgttcagggcttgagggtttagggtggagattggaattcagcCTCAGAGGGTGGCATGGAGAAGAGGAAATCAAACATGCCACAAGAGTGCCAGAAAGTCAAGTACAGCTACCTGGCAGAGGAAGGACTTGAATGCCGTCTTTTGCTCTAgtgaaaaaagtattttaactgTTGATACTAAAGCTGCTCGAACAAGTATTAATCCTCAATTTAAACCATCTACCCCTTTTTACGTCCAGATTATGTTGCCACTCTGTCATCGTGTTAAGCCCAAGAGACTGATTTGAATGTCTCCCCAAGACTTTTGGTTGTAGTTAGTGACCTCCAACGAATGGTAGCTTGACTGATATTCTTACTAGAGATGCAGTCTCCAGGGCTGGTCTCATGTTGTCTTCTGAAAATTCTGTAATTTAATAGGACATTTTCCACTAAATACTTCAAccattaagtttttttttttaattttgcagtTTGTTTctgctaaagaagctcataacaTTTTGccaatatacagtacagaccaaaagtttggacacacttccccatctGTTTGAaagaggtgtgtccaaacttttggtctgtactgtagttTGTCCTACTTTTGCTGTTCATTGTGTATTGAAGTTAAACACATGATTTCATTTTGAAATAGTGTAAGTCATTTTAATTTACCTGTTTTGTTTAATAATCATTAGTTTCTTATCAGGTATCAAAAATGGGAAACTACATCCTCAGAAGAACAACACATTTAAATTaagccaaaatgcagaagcaCATTTGTGAAAAGCTAATAATGTCCTATAATGAAAGAGTCTATGGAGCAACCTTTAGCAACAATAACTTGAAGTGATAGTTTcccagggcagcacggtggcttatggcgcttttgcactggtACCTAATCAGCCCGACAcggctcgtcgcggctccacccgttttgtcctcgtttgtttttccacccccaggtgagaagtgggcaggttggggtgaagctgcggtgacgtactcgattgcgcaacacctttgtttgtctcggcgctcgctgatcagaaatcagctggagccgcgagcggctgagaagaaaacagcccgtctacatcccttttttaattttctcgtcAGCCActaggtttatgaacatctgcacctcagagttggatcaccaaacagacatttgcgctttataataaaatcgcagcgagccgcgggtcgctctcgcgctgattcccgcttcctgattcaaacgtctgccggccccgccccccgaccaatcagctgcctgtaatgtgatgacgtcggaaatagtcccggctcagcccggttagaacctcggcagaatggttacagaaaaagtatctgcttggagcggctctacccgcctcagcccctagtgcaaaagcgcaagacggggccgtggtgggtagaagcgagctgaggtgggactagtgcaaaagcgccattagtggttagcactgttgcctcaaagcaagaaggtttcctcccacagtctaaaaacatgcataatagcttaattgatgattctaaattgcctgtaggtgtgagtgtgagtgtgtctggttgtatgtatatgtggccctgcgatggactggtgacctgtccagggtgaacctgcctctcacctgtgatgagctgataggctccagcagacccccgtgaccctgcaaaggataaaacgggtacagaatatggatggatggatggatcgatagTTTCCTGAACAATGTTACTCACCAGTCTCTCACATTGTTGTGAAGATTTTTTTGGCCTCAGTTAATTTAATGTTTTACTGGACCACTGCAACACGATGCTAGCCACGATGTTGTAAGTTTTCTGGTGTTGTTGCAAATCATTGCCCCATTGATTGACCCATTCACACCCAATTTCTAGCCATCAACAGGTGACTTTAAATATTTCTCTAGAATATGTTTGCACACAGAGAAGCTCATGGTTGACTAAGCGGCTGCAAGATGCCCTGATTCTGTAGCTTTAGCACAAGCCCAAGTCATCAAATATCCACCACCGTGCTGggttatttcaattcaattcaattttattttgcgtctattacaacagaagttgtctctaggcgtttTCCAGAGACTCAGAACATGTCGCCCAagcaaatattacataaacaatggcaggtaaaaaccttaagccaaacagtggcaaggaaaaactcccctttaggagggaagaaaccttgagcggGATCTGGCTCATAatgggggaccctcctgccggaggccagctgggcagagctgGGGCTATTTGTGTTGTCTGTGTATatgctcaggttttatttttcGCCAAAGGTGTTGTGGTTTGTTCAGCTCTAACTG
This window harbors:
- the sf3b5 gene encoding splicing factor 3B subunit 5, with the translated sequence MTDRYNIHSQLEHLQSKYIGTGHADTTKWEWLVNQHRDSYCSYMGHFDLLNYFSVAENESKARVRFNLMEKMLQPCGPPADKPDDA